The Alteromonas gilva genome has a window encoding:
- a CDS encoding HlyD family secretion protein codes for MDSQSLFRPQALISQQQNIEGTVLVRPTLSALGITAALLMWLAASLYWLLSSQYVDTQTVTGWLEPQRGITHVYSPSPGAIVSEILVNANQRVSKGTPLIKLTRDATFKNNQSVNAVLLGELKSRIERLQTQYTLSQNGFENKRQQLQTNHQRLLEDRQNIASMRTLLNQKMQLLDSQKQALTKLTKDGFYSKHQLQNLDAQRLDESYQHKLLNREWLAIIRAIDDTRYELQTLTTSHQLQQLAIENSISEIQQSLHQQYSVQDIVVTAPNDGKVGQLHAKSGQSTQANLPLLTLMPEQGDVIARLLIPISAAGQVSAGQPISLRYDAFPYTQFGTYDAVIDKVSPHLLLPQEVAQTPVTVKQPVYLASASLSSFNIEHLNEPIALRAGMTFAADINIRERNLMQWLFEPLYQLNGGLL; via the coding sequence ATGGATAGTCAAAGTCTTTTTCGCCCTCAGGCGCTCATATCACAACAGCAGAATATTGAAGGCACCGTGTTAGTGCGGCCCACGCTCTCTGCGCTGGGAATAACGGCAGCCTTGCTGATGTGGTTAGCGGCGTCACTCTACTGGCTGCTGTCGAGCCAGTATGTTGATACACAAACCGTAACAGGCTGGCTCGAGCCACAGCGCGGCATTACCCATGTGTATTCACCATCGCCGGGCGCGATTGTCAGTGAAATTCTGGTTAACGCTAATCAACGGGTAAGCAAAGGCACGCCGCTTATAAAACTCACCCGCGATGCCACTTTCAAAAACAATCAAAGCGTGAATGCGGTGCTTCTTGGTGAACTAAAAAGCCGTATTGAACGCTTACAAACCCAGTACACGCTCAGTCAAAACGGATTTGAAAACAAGCGCCAACAATTGCAAACCAACCACCAACGATTACTGGAAGACAGGCAGAATATTGCGTCGATGCGAACGCTGCTCAACCAAAAAATGCAGCTACTTGACAGCCAAAAGCAGGCATTGACCAAGCTGACCAAAGACGGCTTTTACAGTAAACACCAACTGCAAAATCTCGACGCCCAACGGTTAGATGAAAGCTATCAGCATAAATTACTGAACAGAGAGTGGCTGGCTATCATTCGGGCTATTGACGATACCCGTTATGAGCTGCAAACACTCACCACATCGCACCAGCTGCAACAGTTAGCCATTGAAAACAGCATCAGCGAGATACAGCAAAGCCTGCACCAGCAATATAGCGTACAAGATATCGTGGTCACCGCTCCTAATGATGGCAAGGTTGGTCAGTTGCATGCCAAGTCAGGCCAGTCAACCCAGGCTAATCTGCCACTGCTGACCCTGATGCCCGAACAGGGTGACGTGATTGCACGCCTGCTTATTCCTATCTCAGCGGCCGGACAAGTCTCAGCCGGCCAGCCTATTAGTTTGCGCTATGATGCTTTCCCCTATACCCAGTTTGGCACGTACGATGCCGTTATCGACAAAGTGTCACCGCACCTGCTGCTGCCACAAGAAGTGGCACAAACCCCGGTAACGGTAAAGCAACCGGTATACCTTGCTTCTGCCAGTCTGTCATCGTTCAACATCGAGCACCTCAATGAGCCCATTGCCTTACGGGCCGGCATGACCTTCGCGGCCGATATTAATATTCGTGAACGTAATTTAATGCAATGGTTGTTCGAGCCGCTTTATCAGTTAAACGGGGGGCTGCTATGA
- a CDS encoding amidohydrolase family protein, whose protein sequence is MNLTTFMDNKKNRYWRLSAAVFASLSVLTAPVISAPQEETTDEVADQTETPWEVTAPPFSLNEININTTETTWSSLDVAPSGDYFLFDMLGDIYKADLDGGNATALTQDFAWNIHPAIAPDGSKIAFISDRGGVSNVWVMDADGSNLRQITKEKNNTIHSPKWSPDGEYLVVTKGITSTRSIPAGEIWLYHHSGGSGVPIKERVSGQREQNNITDPVFSHDGQYIYYTQNTVSGHRFSYNRDPLEGIFAVTRFDRKTGEEHRLISGTGGAVVPTPSPDGKYIAFLRRVKYDTGLFIKDLTTGEETLLTRDMERDMQEGFGVEGYYAYYDWTPDSKSIVYWAGGKFHRLNIDDKSVASIPVAVEATVKYADALRFDVDVAPDTFDVKMIRWSQKSPDGKSVLFQALGKLYVKDLKSGKMQRLTRQNEHDEYSPRYSSDGKSIIYTTWHDDALGSVRIVSARGGKGKVITTQPGHYVEPAFSPDGEWVTYRKFTGGYLLNPKYSSEPGLYVMNLSQKTPVKVSSAGSQPHFAGDTDRVYFTERNYDSPYGATQLASVNLNGDDHRVHLYGADKVAEYRLSPDRQWVAFVHQFNTYVTPFVDNGKKVTIGPDMTSMPVTQLSDRAGEYLTWSPQSDSVGWFHGPYYFERELADAFAFAGSKAEDELPAPLAEGLDLSFSADTDKPRGYKALVGGTVVTMRDADATQEIIEDGVVLISDNRIAAVGKRGEVDIPADAMLIDTSGKTVLPGLIDTHAHGGQGRSEIIPQQNWTQYSNLSFGVTTIHDPSNDTTEIFAASELQRTGQRVAPRTYSTGTILYGAEGLGYKAVINNYDDAYFHVQRLKDAGAISVKSYNQPRRDQRQQVLWAAKNQQMMVVPEGGGKFQQNLTMLVDGHTGLEHSLPIAQGYSDLTQLWKATEFGYTPTFVVSYGGLMGEEYWYDRTEVWKNERLLRYVPSTILDARAIRRPTAPDDQYNHFNVAEYAKTLRDEGVSVHIGAHGQREGLAAHWELWLMNQGGFTPWEALRGATIDGAKHLGMGKDLGSIEPGKLADLMITDGDVLNNIRRSEYVTYTVINGRVYDVATMNEMGSKQKRAAFFFEGNNKAFMPSQTAAEVDAKARQYHWSHTNH, encoded by the coding sequence ATGAACTTAACGACATTCATGGATAACAAGAAAAACAGGTACTGGCGACTCAGCGCAGCAGTATTTGCTTCGCTCAGTGTATTGACGGCACCGGTTATTAGTGCGCCTCAGGAAGAAACCACAGACGAGGTTGCAGATCAGACAGAAACGCCATGGGAGGTGACCGCGCCGCCATTTAGCCTCAACGAAATCAATATCAATACAACCGAAACAACCTGGTCCAGCCTCGATGTGGCGCCAAGCGGCGACTACTTCTTATTCGACATGCTGGGAGATATTTATAAGGCTGACTTAGATGGTGGTAATGCGACGGCTCTGACCCAGGATTTTGCCTGGAATATTCACCCGGCCATTGCACCCGATGGCAGCAAAATCGCGTTCATCTCAGATCGCGGTGGCGTATCGAACGTGTGGGTAATGGATGCGGATGGCAGCAACCTGCGGCAAATTACTAAAGAAAAGAACAACACCATCCACTCACCGAAGTGGAGTCCGGACGGTGAATACTTGGTGGTCACCAAAGGCATTACGTCGACCCGGAGTATTCCGGCCGGAGAGATCTGGCTTTATCATCATTCCGGCGGCAGCGGCGTACCGATTAAAGAACGCGTGAGCGGACAGCGTGAACAAAACAACATTACCGATCCGGTTTTTTCTCACGATGGGCAATATATTTATTACACGCAAAACACGGTAAGTGGCCATCGTTTTAGCTACAACCGCGATCCACTCGAAGGCATTTTTGCTGTCACTCGTTTCGACCGAAAGACCGGCGAAGAGCACCGGTTGATCAGTGGCACCGGCGGTGCCGTTGTGCCTACCCCTTCACCAGATGGCAAGTACATTGCGTTTTTGCGCCGGGTAAAATACGACACCGGCTTATTTATTAAAGATTTAACCACCGGTGAAGAAACCCTGCTAACGCGCGACATGGAGCGCGACATGCAGGAAGGCTTTGGTGTGGAAGGCTATTACGCTTACTACGACTGGACACCCGACAGCAAATCCATTGTGTATTGGGCGGGCGGTAAATTCCATCGTTTAAACATCGACGATAAGTCGGTCGCGAGCATACCGGTAGCAGTTGAAGCCACCGTGAAATATGCTGATGCACTGCGCTTTGATGTAGACGTTGCACCCGATACCTTTGATGTAAAAATGATCCGCTGGTCGCAGAAATCGCCCGACGGTAAATCGGTGTTATTCCAGGCGCTGGGTAAACTGTACGTAAAAGATCTCAAAAGCGGCAAAATGCAGCGTCTGACCCGCCAGAACGAACACGACGAATACTCCCCTCGTTATTCAAGCGATGGTAAAAGCATTATTTACACCACCTGGCACGACGACGCACTAGGCTCAGTTCGCATTGTGTCGGCGCGCGGCGGCAAAGGTAAGGTTATTACCACTCAGCCCGGACACTATGTTGAGCCAGCGTTTTCTCCCGATGGTGAATGGGTAACCTACCGCAAGTTTACTGGTGGCTACTTACTCAACCCCAAATACTCCAGTGAGCCGGGTTTGTATGTTATGAACCTGAGCCAAAAAACACCGGTTAAAGTCAGCAGCGCTGGCAGTCAGCCACATTTCGCCGGCGATACTGACCGCGTGTACTTTACCGAACGCAACTACGATTCGCCCTACGGTGCTACGCAGCTGGCCAGCGTTAACCTTAATGGCGACGATCACCGGGTACACCTCTATGGTGCCGACAAAGTAGCGGAATACCGCTTGTCGCCGGACCGTCAGTGGGTTGCCTTTGTGCATCAGTTTAATACTTATGTCACCCCGTTTGTGGATAACGGCAAGAAGGTGACCATCGGACCAGACATGACCAGCATGCCGGTTACACAACTTTCTGATCGCGCCGGTGAATATCTCACCTGGTCACCACAAAGTGACAGTGTTGGCTGGTTCCATGGTCCTTACTATTTTGAACGGGAACTGGCCGATGCCTTTGCATTCGCCGGTTCAAAAGCCGAAGACGAACTCCCCGCCCCCCTCGCCGAAGGACTGGATTTGAGCTTTAGCGCTGATACTGACAAGCCCCGCGGTTATAAAGCGCTGGTAGGTGGCACGGTGGTGACCATGCGTGATGCGGATGCTACGCAAGAAATCATTGAAGACGGTGTGGTGTTAATTTCAGATAACCGCATTGCCGCAGTAGGCAAACGCGGCGAGGTGGATATTCCCGCCGATGCCATGCTTATCGACACCTCAGGCAAAACCGTATTACCCGGACTCATCGATACCCACGCCCACGGCGGTCAGGGCAGAAGTGAGATTATTCCGCAGCAAAACTGGACACAATACTCGAATTTATCGTTTGGGGTGACCACCATTCACGACCCGTCTAACGACACCACTGAGATTTTTGCCGCCTCAGAACTGCAACGCACCGGTCAGCGCGTCGCGCCGCGCACCTATTCAACAGGAACCATTTTGTATGGCGCCGAAGGGTTAGGTTATAAGGCTGTTATCAACAATTACGATGACGCCTACTTTCATGTACAGCGCTTAAAAGACGCCGGTGCAATCTCGGTAAAAAGTTATAACCAACCGCGACGCGACCAACGCCAGCAAGTGCTGTGGGCAGCTAAGAATCAGCAAATGATGGTGGTGCCTGAAGGCGGCGGTAAGTTCCAGCAGAACCTGACTATGCTGGTAGATGGTCATACTGGCCTTGAGCACTCTTTACCCATCGCGCAGGGTTATAGCGACCTTACCCAGCTGTGGAAGGCCACCGAATTTGGTTACACGCCAACGTTTGTAGTGTCTTACGGTGGCCTGATGGGCGAAGAGTACTGGTACGACCGTACCGAAGTATGGAAAAACGAACGTTTGCTGCGCTATGTGCCATCTACCATTCTGGATGCCCGCGCTATTCGCCGCCCTACCGCACCGGATGATCAATACAATCACTTTAACGTGGCAGAATACGCCAAAACCTTGCGTGATGAAGGCGTGAGCGTGCACATTGGCGCCCATGGCCAGCGCGAAGGCTTAGCCGCGCACTGGGAACTGTGGTTAATGAACCAGGGTGGCTTTACGCCGTGGGAAGCCCTGCGCGGGGCTACCATTGATGGTGCCAAACATTTGGGCATGGGTAAGGATCTGGGTAGCATTGAGCCGGGTAAACTGGCCGATTTGATGATTACCGATGGTGATGTACTCAATAACATTCGCCGCAGTGAATATGTGACCTATACCGTGATTAATGGACGCGTTTATGATGTGGCCACTATGAACGAAATGGGCAGCAAGCAAAAGCGTGCAGCGTTTTTCTTTGAGGGTAACAATAAAGCCTTTATGCCGTCGCAAACTGCCGCCGAAGTTGATGCCAAAGCGCGCCAGTATCACTGGTCGCATACCAATCATTAA
- a CDS encoding DUF3369 domain-containing protein, which translates to MLGDDLLFFDEDDCAAQTSTLAAWKILVVDDEPEIHTVTRLVLADFTFEDRPVELISAASAREAREILTADTAGNIAVAIVDVVMETTQAGLELVHWVRTSLNNNVIRLILRTGQPGEAPEERVIRDYDINDYKNKTELTALRLKTSMYAALRAYRDIKLIERHRLGLEKVISATTEFIECDTLPQFASAILNQISIVLGIETSGIICCAVSRDNKSGPQYNILATNLRQSTTAMPARVRMHIEDALNQHRSIQGEDYFVSYFTTKRGMENVLYVAKDDPLEPDQHHLLSFFANSIAVAHENIQLREVIRESQKELSYIIGEAVEMRSKETGSHVKRVAHISAMLAELYGLNENEAEMIKLASPLHDVGKVAIPDHILNKPGRHTEEEMAIMRTHARAGYDMLYKSSNPILRVGATIAHEHHECWDGSGYPRGLTGEAISIAGRISAVADVFDALGSKRCYKAAWSDAEIYQYFEQHRGTRFDPALVDLLLGNFDQFSAIREMFPDPE; encoded by the coding sequence ATGCTTGGTGATGATTTACTGTTTTTTGATGAAGATGACTGCGCAGCGCAAACCAGTACGCTTGCGGCCTGGAAAATACTGGTAGTAGACGATGAACCCGAAATTCACACCGTGACCCGTTTGGTGTTGGCCGACTTTACCTTTGAAGATCGGCCTGTAGAACTAATCTCTGCCGCCAGTGCACGCGAAGCCCGCGAAATTTTAACAGCCGACACTGCCGGCAATATTGCCGTGGCTATTGTTGATGTCGTTATGGAAACCACGCAAGCCGGCCTGGAGTTAGTGCACTGGGTACGAACCAGCCTCAATAATAATGTTATTCGTTTGATTTTGCGCACCGGGCAACCCGGCGAGGCACCAGAAGAACGGGTCATCCGCGACTACGACATTAATGATTACAAAAATAAAACCGAACTTACCGCCCTGCGTCTGAAAACCAGCATGTATGCGGCACTGCGCGCTTATCGCGACATCAAACTCATAGAGCGGCATCGCCTTGGCCTTGAGAAAGTGATTAGTGCCACGACCGAGTTTATTGAGTGCGATACCTTACCGCAGTTTGCCTCGGCCATTCTTAATCAAATTTCAATTGTGCTGGGCATTGAAACCTCGGGGATTATTTGCTGTGCGGTGAGTCGGGATAATAAAAGCGGGCCGCAATACAATATTCTTGCCACTAACTTGCGTCAAAGCACAACTGCGATGCCAGCCCGCGTCCGGATGCATATCGAAGATGCCCTTAATCAGCATCGGAGCATTCAGGGTGAAGACTATTTTGTTAGCTATTTCACCACTAAAAGAGGAATGGAAAACGTACTGTATGTGGCAAAAGACGATCCTCTCGAACCCGATCAGCATCACCTTTTGTCGTTTTTTGCCAACAGCATCGCCGTGGCCCATGAGAACATTCAACTACGCGAAGTTATTCGCGAGTCGCAAAAAGAGCTGTCATACATTATTGGCGAAGCGGTGGAAATGCGTTCTAAAGAGACGGGTTCACATGTAAAGCGGGTTGCACATATCAGTGCAATGTTAGCCGAGCTTTATGGTCTGAACGAAAACGAAGCAGAAATGATTAAACTGGCTTCGCCACTGCACGATGTGGGAAAGGTGGCTATCCCGGATCACATTTTAAATAAGCCTGGTCGCCATACTGAAGAAGAGATGGCCATCATGCGCACTCATGCCCGGGCGGGCTATGACATGCTGTATAAAAGTAGCAATCCTATATTAAGGGTGGGCGCCACTATTGCTCATGAACATCACGAATGCTGGGACGGCTCAGGTTATCCCAGAGGGCTTACCGGCGAGGCTATTTCAATTGCGGGCAGAATATCGGCAGTCGCTGACGTCTTCGATGCGCTGGGCAGTAAACGCTGTTACAAAGCAGCGTGGTCAGATGCCGAAATTTATCAGTACTTTGAGCAACATCGTGGCACCCGATTCGACCCCGCTTTAGTTGACCTGTTGCTCGGTAACTTCGACCAGTTCAGTGCCATCCGCGAGATGTTCCCCGATCCCGAATAA
- the ahr gene encoding NADPH-dependent aldehyde reductase Ahr: protein MIKAYAASAPGAKLEPFEYDPGPLLQDDVEIDVESCGICHSDLSMLDNDWGLTEYPFVPGHEVIGVVSAVGDNVSAVKVGQRVGLGWHSAYCNTCHTCQSGDHNLCSSAEMTIGGRHGGFAEKVRAQASAVVLLPEGINPDSAGPMLCGGITVFNPLVQFDIKPTSKVGVIGIGGLGHIALQFLNAWGCEVTAFTRNTAETAELEKLGAHKVLNSSNTEELEAASGYFDFILSTVNVKLDWNAYVATLAPKGRLHFVGATLEPLDVNVFPLILGQRSVSGTPVGSPATISKMLDFAALHKIEPVTEYFSFAQINEAIDRLRNSKPHYRVVLKR, encoded by the coding sequence ATGATCAAAGCCTATGCAGCCTCAGCACCCGGTGCCAAACTAGAACCGTTCGAATACGACCCAGGCCCGTTGTTGCAGGATGACGTAGAAATTGATGTTGAATCCTGCGGTATCTGCCACAGCGATCTGAGCATGCTGGACAATGACTGGGGCCTTACCGAATACCCCTTTGTGCCCGGTCACGAAGTTATTGGCGTAGTCAGCGCGGTGGGTGACAATGTCAGCGCTGTCAAAGTAGGCCAACGTGTCGGGCTAGGCTGGCATTCAGCGTATTGTAATACCTGCCACACTTGTCAGTCGGGCGATCATAATTTGTGCTCCAGCGCCGAAATGACTATCGGAGGCCGCCACGGAGGGTTTGCTGAAAAAGTTCGCGCACAGGCCAGCGCTGTGGTGCTCCTGCCGGAGGGTATAAACCCTGACTCTGCGGGACCGATGTTATGTGGCGGGATCACGGTATTTAATCCCTTGGTACAGTTCGACATTAAACCTACGTCTAAAGTCGGTGTTATTGGTATTGGTGGTTTGGGGCATATTGCCTTGCAATTTTTAAATGCCTGGGGATGTGAGGTCACGGCCTTTACACGTAATACGGCAGAAACTGCCGAACTGGAAAAGCTGGGAGCACACAAAGTACTCAACAGTAGTAATACCGAAGAATTAGAAGCGGCTTCAGGATATTTTGACTTTATTCTGTCTACCGTCAACGTGAAGCTGGACTGGAATGCCTACGTGGCCACACTCGCGCCTAAAGGCCGTTTACATTTTGTGGGGGCCACACTTGAACCGCTTGATGTAAATGTATTTCCATTAATATTGGGCCAGCGCTCGGTGTCCGGCACTCCGGTAGGCAGCCCTGCCACCATCAGTAAGATGCTCGATTTTGCCGCTTTACACAAGATTGAGCCCGTCACAGAATACTTCAGTTTTGCGCAAATAAACGAAGCGATAGACAGGCTCCGTAACAGTAAACCCCATTACCGTGTCGTATTGAAACGCTAG
- a CDS encoding LysR family transcriptional regulator: MKSETIDLRLLHYFVATANTLNFTSAAAKLGIPKSKLSKSIARLESELNLSLFERSSRVVRLTEAGRLLYRRAEVLIEESSHLLDDLRTMSNSTAGRLRLAASPALGRFLSEELFPRFLQQWPDISISLKLSYEYENLFQEGLDLAFRMGKNRDDSLIERQIGAGNRVLVASPEYLLSCAPIHQPSDLLKHKSIQIFEGDRPTWVLQRGEQTEQVNLNVAFQCADFVSLVNMIKGGNGIGHLPWFVVRDNIASGELIQILPQWQSPPLPISVVYRQGYNKPARLAELLKWIDQNTHLFQLCAPG, from the coding sequence ATGAAAAGCGAAACAATAGACTTGCGTTTGTTACACTACTTTGTTGCAACCGCCAACACGCTGAACTTTACTTCGGCCGCAGCAAAGCTGGGGATCCCCAAGTCAAAGCTAAGCAAAAGCATTGCCAGACTTGAAAGCGAACTGAACCTGAGCTTATTTGAACGCTCATCCAGGGTGGTAAGGCTAACGGAAGCAGGGCGATTGCTTTATCGTCGTGCCGAAGTGTTGATTGAAGAGTCCAGTCATCTGCTGGACGATTTGCGGACCATGAGCAATAGTACAGCGGGCCGGTTGAGACTTGCAGCTTCACCCGCTTTGGGGCGCTTTTTGTCTGAGGAGTTGTTTCCCCGGTTTTTGCAGCAATGGCCGGATATTTCCATTTCTTTAAAATTGTCCTATGAGTATGAGAACTTATTTCAGGAAGGGTTAGATCTCGCGTTCAGGATGGGTAAAAATCGCGATGACAGTTTAATCGAAAGGCAAATTGGTGCGGGAAATCGGGTGCTGGTGGCGTCGCCTGAGTATCTGCTGTCATGTGCGCCCATCCATCAGCCTTCAGATTTACTCAAACATAAGAGTATTCAAATTTTTGAGGGCGACAGACCCACCTGGGTGCTACAACGTGGCGAACAAACTGAGCAGGTGAACCTGAACGTTGCGTTTCAGTGCGCCGATTTTGTGAGCCTGGTGAATATGATTAAAGGTGGCAATGGTATTGGTCATCTTCCGTGGTTTGTTGTGCGCGACAACATTGCCAGCGGCGAACTCATACAAATTTTACCGCAGTGGCAAAGCCCGCCACTGCCGATTTCTGTGGTTTATCGACAAGGTTACAACAAGCCCGCCCGGTTGGCCGAATTACTCAAGTGGATAGATCAAAATACGCATCTGTTTCAACTTTGCGCTCCTGGTTGA